GACGGATGACACGGACCATGTCCTCCAGCACCGCCTCCCGGTCCCAACTGCGGAAGGCTTCGTCCACCGACTTCGAGTAGCCGTAGTCGACCGCCGTCGTGAAGTAGAGGTCGTCCAGGCCGTAGTAGCGGCCTGAGAGGACGAGTTCGCGCGTGCGGATCAGCCCTAGCGCGTCAAAGAGTTCCGGGCCGATCGCGTTCGCCCCGGCCTCGCCGCGGTTGAGGCTGAGGAGGGCCGTCCGGGCACCCCACCCCCGGCTGGCCAGCGTGAGCATGCCGGCATGTTCGTCGTCGGGATGGGCGGTGATGTGGAGCAGGCTCGCGGTCGTGGCGAGCTTGCGGATGCGGTACCAGGCGCCCATGGCCCCGCGGTCCACGTCCAGCCGTTCCTCTCCCACCGGGGCCGGGAAGGCGAGGACGCGATCCGGCGCCCGGCGGGCGCGATCCGACTGCGCCGCCGCCGCCGCAGCCCCCGCGAGGGTCGCCACGACCGCCACGGCCGCCGCCGGAAGGGCGACGCCGAGTCCGGGTTGCCTGCGATCGATCATGGATCATCCAGGTCGGAGAGTCCGCGTTCGCATCGTGCCCGCGGGCGGAAGTCCGGGCAAGGAGGCCTTGCGAGCGAGCCCAGCCCGCCGATACTCAAACGGATCGTTCCACGGCCGCCAACTCCGGACCCGATGACAGACTCCGACATCCAGATCACGGTTGAGGGCACTCCCAACCCGCACGCGGCGAAGTTCGTGCTTGACCGTGACATTCCTGGCGAAGGGAGCCGCAGCTATTTCGATCCCGAGTCCGCCGCCGAGGATCCGCTGGCCGCGCGTCTGTTCGAGGTGGACGGCGTCCGTGCCCTGCTCATCGTCGAGAACTTCATCACGGTGACGAAGACCACCACGCTCGACTGGCCGGACCTGCTGGACGAGATCGAGGAAACCATTCTGGAAGCGCTCGACACAGTCCCGTAAGACTCCCATCCACTCCCCTCATTTTGGGGGGGATCGGTGTGCCGCAAAGAACTCGCCTGCGCGCCCGTATCTTATTATATAACAACGTGTTGATACCGAGTACATACCTCCCCGTAGGATCGTTTCCAGGCGACGGAACCACCGGCGCCGAGTCCATCACCGCGGGGAGGAGGAACATGCTCACGCTGCGCTGCTTCGGCGAGGTCGCGGCCTCGGACGCACGTGGGGCGAGGATCACGCTGCGGTCACGGAAGCATATGGGGCTCCTGCTCTATCTCGTGGCACACCCCGGAACGGTTCACATGCGGGAGACGCTCGCCGACCTGCTCTGGGACAGTCGCGACCGGAAGGCGCGACACTCGCTCAGCCAGGCGCTCTACGACATCCGGTCGTCGATCGGTCCGGTGATCGCCGTGGACGCCAACACGGTCCGGCTTGTGCCGCAGCGGGTCACCTACGAACTCGATGCGTTCGAACGAGCGTTCCAGGCCGGGGACCACGAGACCGTCATCGACCTGTACCGGGGAGACTTCGCCCCCGGCCTGCTCGACCTGGGAGCCGACGAGTTCGAGCGCTGGCTGGACGGCGAACGCGAGCGTTGTCGCGTCCTGGTCGCCATGGCGCTCAAGAACGTGCAGCAAGCGGCCGAGGAGAGAGGCGACTGGGACCAGGCGTGTCTGGCGGCGCTCCGGCTCGTGAGGCAGAACGAGTTCGACGAACAAGCGCACAGCACCCTCATGCGTGCGTTATGCATGAAAGGCGACTACGCCTCCGCCCTTGCCTACTACCGGGCACTCGAGAAGTGCGGCTGGGTCGCCAGCGCCGCCACGCTGACGGAAACGGCGGAGTGGGCCAGGAGCCAGCTCGACGCCCCACCGCCCGTGGTGCGCGAGCGCCACGAACCGCAGATGTCGGATCGAGGAAGCGAGTTCCGCCAACTGAGCGTCGCGCTCCGTTCGTCCCGCGCCGCGCCCGTACGGTTGGTCCTGGCCGGCGAGCGCGGTCTCGGGCGGGAGGATGTAGTGCGTCACTTCGCCCGGTTCGTACGC
This window of the Candidatus Palauibacter australiensis genome carries:
- a CDS encoding NifU N-terminal domain-containing protein, giving the protein MTDSDIQITVEGTPNPHAAKFVLDRDIPGEGSRSYFDPESAAEDPLAARLFEVDGVRALLIVENFITVTKTTTLDWPDLLDEIEETILEALDTVP